A DNA window from Mesorhizobium sp. C432A contains the following coding sequences:
- a CDS encoding DnaJ domain-containing protein, producing MGAIIALVALFLVLLGAATIFVRADAQKLASGMRTLGPVLLALVGLAVLVVGREGIAGLILAAALAWYGSMRMKRPSVGPAPGKRSTVRTAALEMELDHDTGGLEGLVLAGRHEGKMLGAMGLAELQQLYRELPGDPESRQLLETYLDGRFPVWRKDAEANGGEGLGVAPGAGAMTKEEAYKILGLEAGAAAADVRKAHRRLMQRLHPDIGGTSFLAARINEAKDVLLSNHN from the coding sequence ATGGGCGCTATCATTGCACTTGTTGCACTGTTTCTGGTGCTGCTCGGCGCGGCGACGATCTTTGTCCGTGCCGATGCGCAAAAACTGGCAAGCGGCATGCGCACGCTCGGGCCGGTGCTTCTGGCGCTGGTTGGCCTTGCCGTGCTGGTGGTCGGGCGCGAAGGCATTGCCGGCCTCATTCTGGCCGCGGCCCTTGCCTGGTACGGTTCGATGCGGATGAAGCGGCCGTCGGTCGGGCCGGCGCCCGGCAAGCGCTCGACGGTGCGGACCGCCGCACTGGAAATGGAGCTTGATCACGATACGGGCGGGCTTGAAGGCCTGGTTCTGGCCGGCCGCCATGAAGGCAAGATGCTGGGCGCGATGGGCCTGGCCGAGCTGCAGCAGCTTTACCGCGAACTCCCCGGCGACCCGGAGAGCCGCCAGCTCCTAGAGACGTATCTTGACGGCCGTTTTCCCGTCTGGCGCAAAGACGCTGAGGCGAACGGTGGCGAAGGGCTGGGTGTTGCGCCAGGTGCGGGCGCCATGACTAAGGAGGAGGCCTACAAGATCCTTGGTCTTGAAGCGGGGGCCGCCGCGGCGGATGTCCGCAAGGCGCACCGCCGCCTGATGCAGCGCCTGCACCCCGACATCGGCGGCACGTCTTTCCTGGCGGCGCGGATCAACGAAGCCAAGGACGTCTTGCTCTCCAATCACAACTAG
- a CDS encoding D-alanyl-D-alanine carboxypeptidase — MRQALSVFGSKSASSLKTIMILALAMSFVVADAASSMAARSSAIVVDAKTGKVLYSSDANGRRYPASLTKMMTLYLTFEAMAKGRISRNTPVPFSAKAAAEPPTKLGVKAGGAVSVETAILSMVTKSANDSATALGELLGGSESNFARMMTAKARALGMDGTVFRNANGLPDPGQFTTAHDMAMLGIALREHYPQYYGYFSQRSFLYGRQRINGHNRLLGRIKGVDGIKTGYTRASGFNLVSSVSDGNRRLVAVVMGGTSGRSRDNQMAGLINAYMPRASTRGGGALVAKAGGDNPVKALAKVFLPKHDAPTPDGKPIVEDDAVASNDDPTSADEQSAEGQSADEQTVAAVEEPAPVVKTRKVKTVIVTAPKVETAQIVAAYAEPTPVSPQAVDPVNTASVPAGWAVQVASSPKQSEAQAFLDKTAKLAPKVLGAASGFTVAFEKDGETYYRARFGGFRSKDAAWNACNALKKKKIACYAVQQ; from the coding sequence GTGCGTCAGGCGTTGTCGGTCTTCGGTTCAAAATCCGCATCTTCCCTCAAAACGATCATGATCCTCGCTTTGGCGATGTCATTTGTCGTTGCGGATGCCGCGTCCTCGATGGCCGCCAGGTCTTCGGCGATCGTCGTCGACGCCAAGACCGGCAAGGTGCTTTATTCGTCCGATGCCAACGGCCGGCGCTACCCGGCGTCGCTGACCAAGATGATGACGCTCTATCTGACCTTCGAGGCCATGGCGAAGGGCCGGATCAGCAGGAACACGCCCGTGCCGTTCTCGGCCAAAGCGGCGGCCGAACCGCCGACCAAGCTCGGCGTCAAGGCGGGCGGAGCGGTTTCGGTCGAAACCGCCATCCTGTCGATGGTGACCAAGTCGGCCAATGATTCGGCGACCGCGCTCGGCGAACTGCTCGGCGGCAGCGAAAGCAATTTCGCCCGCATGATGACCGCGAAGGCGCGCGCGCTCGGCATGGACGGCACCGTGTTTCGCAATGCCAACGGCCTGCCCGATCCCGGCCAGTTCACAACCGCCCACGACATGGCGATGCTCGGCATAGCGCTCAGGGAACATTATCCGCAGTATTACGGCTATTTCTCGCAGCGCTCCTTCCTTTACGGCCGCCAGCGCATCAATGGCCACAACCGTCTGCTCGGCCGCATCAAGGGCGTCGACGGCATCAAGACCGGCTATACCCGCGCCTCCGGCTTCAACCTCGTCTCGTCGGTTTCGGATGGCAACCGCCGCCTCGTCGCCGTCGTCATGGGCGGCACTTCGGGGCGCAGCCGCGACAACCAGATGGCCGGCCTGATCAACGCCTACATGCCGCGCGCATCGACCCGCGGCGGCGGCGCCCTGGTCGCCAAGGCCGGCGGCGACAATCCGGTCAAGGCGCTGGCCAAGGTCTTCCTGCCCAAGCATGACGCGCCGACGCCGGATGGCAAGCCGATCGTTGAAGACGATGCCGTAGCGTCCAATGACGATCCGACATCCGCTGACGAGCAGTCTGCTGAAGGCCAGTCTGCCGACGAACAGACGGTGGCCGCGGTCGAAGAGCCCGCCCCCGTCGTCAAGACCAGGAAGGTCAAGACCGTCATCGTGACGGCGCCGAAGGTCGAAACTGCGCAGATTGTGGCTGCCTATGCCGAACCCACGCCTGTATCCCCACAGGCGGTCGACCCGGTCAACACGGCCTCGGTGCCGGCTGGTTGGGCGGTGCAGGTGGCGTCGTCGCCCAAGCAGTCCGAAGCCCAGGCTTTCCTCGACAAGACCGCCAAGCTGGCGCCCAAAGTTCTTGGGGCTGCTTCCGGTTTCACCGTCGCCTTCGAAAAGGATGGCGAGACCTATTACCGCGCCCGGTTCGGCGGCTTCCGCTCGAAGGACGCGGCCTGGAATGCCTGCAATGCCCTGAAGAAAAAGAAAATCGCCTGCTACGCAGTCCAACAGTAG
- a CDS encoding phasin family protein, with protein sequence MTQTYEDFSKYGKEFADTGLKSFTSLSKGAQAIATEAGEYTKKSFEAGSAAVEKLFSAKSLEKAVEIQSDFAKQSYESFVAEATKFGDLYADLAKEAYKPFESIVAKAK encoded by the coding sequence ATGACCCAGACCTACGAGGACTTCTCGAAATACGGCAAGGAGTTTGCCGATACCGGATTGAAGAGCTTCACCTCGCTCTCTAAGGGCGCGCAGGCGATCGCCACTGAAGCTGGCGAATACACCAAGAAGAGCTTCGAAGCCGGCAGCGCCGCGGTCGAAAAGCTGTTCTCCGCCAAGTCGCTGGAAAAGGCGGTCGAGATCCAGTCCGACTTCGCCAAGCAGAGCTATGAGAGCTTCGTTGCCGAGGCGACCAAGTTCGGCGATCTCTATGCCGATCTCGCCAAGGAGGCTTACAAGCCCTTCGAGTCGATTGTCGCCAAGGCGAAGTAA
- the clpS gene encoding ATP-dependent Clp protease adapter ClpS — MQSDGDGNEAGRGTAVITRTKTKTKKPSLYRVLILNDDYTPMEFVVHVLERFFQKDREAATRIMLHVHNHGVGECGVYTFEVAETKVSQVMDFARQNQHPLQCVMEKK; from the coding sequence ATGCAAAGTGACGGCGACGGCAATGAGGCCGGTCGCGGCACAGCCGTCATTACGCGCACGAAGACCAAGACCAAGAAGCCCAGCCTTTACAGGGTCCTCATCCTCAACGACGACTACACGCCCATGGAGTTCGTGGTTCACGTCCTGGAGCGTTTTTTTCAAAAGGACCGCGAAGCCGCCACACGCATCATGCTTCATGTTCACAATCATGGGGTGGGAGAGTGCGGGGTCTATACATTCGAGGTGGCCGAGACCAAAGTGTCTCAGGTCATGGATTTCGCCCGACAGAATCAGCATCCGCTGCAATGCGTGATGGAGAAGAAGTGA
- the clpA gene encoding ATP-dependent Clp protease ATP-binding subunit ClpA: MPAFSQGLEKALHQALTLANERHHEYATLEHLLLALIDDTEAAAVMRACNVDLDELKHTVLTYIDTELDNLVTGYDEDSKPTAGFQRVIQRAVIHVQSSGREEVSGANVLVAIFAERESHAAYFLQEQQMTRYDAVNYISHGIAKRPGASETRSPRGADDEQGGQNGAEPQEEGGKKKQQQDALTAYCVNLNNKAKAGKIDPLIGRESEINRTIQVLCRRSKNNPLYVGDPGVGKTAIAEGLAKRIVEGDVPEVLQDATIFALDMGTLLAGTRYRGDFEERLKQVVKELEDYPGAVLFIDEIHTVIGAGATSGGAMDASNLLKPALSSGAIRCIGSTTYKEFRQFFEKDRALVRRFQKIDVNEPTIEDAIEIMKGLKPYYEEFHKVKFTNEAIKASVELSARYINDRKLPDKAIDVIDETGASQMLVPEAKRKKTIGIKEIEATIATMARIPPKTVSADDEKVLQGLDIELKRVVYGQDTAITALTSAIKLARAGLREPEKPIGSYLFSGPTGVGKTEVAKQLAASLGVELIRFDMSEYMERHTVSRLIGAPPGYVGFDQGGLLTDGVDQHPHCVLLLDEVEKAHPDLFNILLQVMDHGKLTDHNGKQIDFRNVILIMTTNAGASDAQRAAIGFGSTKREGDDVEAINRLFTPEFRNRLDAIIPFGSLPVPVIHQVVQKFVMQLEAQLSERGVTFDLSSDAIAWLADKGYDERMGARPLGRVIQEHIKKPLADEVLFGKLKKGGTVRVTVEKKETGETGLKLESLADEAPVQPKQEPEEAPKARKAVAKKPVAKKAVAQKPQPKGKDEPEPKGKDGGKRSLVPQLPRKS; this comes from the coding sequence ATGCCGGCTTTCTCCCAAGGCCTGGAAAAGGCGCTTCACCAGGCGCTGACGCTCGCCAATGAGCGGCACCATGAATATGCAACCCTAGAACATCTGCTGCTCGCCCTCATCGACGACACGGAGGCGGCCGCCGTCATGCGCGCCTGCAACGTCGATCTCGACGAGCTGAAGCACACCGTTCTGACCTATATCGACACCGAGCTCGATAATCTCGTCACCGGCTACGATGAGGATTCCAAGCCGACCGCCGGCTTCCAGCGCGTCATCCAGCGCGCGGTGATCCATGTGCAGTCGTCGGGCCGCGAGGAAGTATCCGGCGCCAACGTGCTCGTCGCCATCTTTGCCGAGCGCGAGAGCCATGCCGCTTATTTCCTGCAGGAACAGCAGATGACCCGCTACGACGCGGTCAACTACATCTCGCACGGCATCGCCAAGCGCCCCGGCGCATCGGAGACGCGCTCGCCGCGCGGCGCCGATGACGAGCAGGGCGGCCAGAACGGCGCCGAGCCGCAGGAGGAAGGCGGCAAGAAGAAGCAGCAGCAGGATGCGCTGACGGCTTATTGCGTCAACCTCAACAACAAGGCCAAGGCCGGCAAGATCGATCCGCTGATCGGCCGCGAGAGCGAAATCAACCGCACCATCCAGGTGCTGTGCCGCCGCTCCAAGAACAACCCGCTCTATGTCGGCGATCCCGGCGTCGGCAAGACGGCGATTGCCGAAGGTCTGGCCAAGCGCATCGTCGAAGGCGACGTGCCCGAAGTGCTGCAGGACGCCACCATTTTCGCGCTCGACATGGGCACGCTTCTGGCCGGCACCCGCTACCGTGGCGATTTCGAAGAGCGGCTGAAGCAGGTTGTCAAGGAGCTAGAGGATTATCCCGGCGCCGTGCTGTTCATCGACGAGATCCACACCGTCATCGGCGCCGGTGCGACGTCCGGCGGCGCGATGGATGCGTCGAACCTGTTGAAGCCGGCGCTGTCTTCGGGTGCCATCCGCTGCATCGGCTCGACCACTTACAAGGAGTTCCGCCAGTTCTTCGAGAAGGACCGCGCTCTGGTGCGGCGCTTCCAGAAGATCGACGTCAACGAGCCGACCATCGAGGACGCCATCGAGATCATGAAGGGCCTCAAGCCCTATTATGAGGAATTCCACAAGGTGAAGTTCACCAACGAGGCGATCAAGGCTTCGGTGGAACTGTCGGCCCGCTACATCAACGACCGCAAGCTGCCGGACAAGGCGATCGACGTGATCGACGAGACGGGCGCCTCGCAGATGCTGGTGCCGGAAGCCAAGCGCAAAAAGACGATCGGCATCAAGGAGATCGAAGCCACGATCGCCACGATGGCCCGCATCCCGCCGAAGACGGTTTCGGCAGACGACGAGAAGGTGCTGCAAGGCCTCGACATCGAGCTGAAGCGCGTCGTCTATGGCCAGGACACCGCCATCACCGCGCTGACCTCGGCGATCAAGCTGGCACGTGCCGGCCTGCGCGAACCGGAAAAGCCGATCGGCTCCTACCTGTTCTCAGGCCCGACCGGCGTCGGCAAGACCGAAGTCGCCAAGCAGTTGGCTGCCTCGCTCGGCGTCGAGCTGATCCGCTTCGACATGTCGGAATATATGGAACGCCACACCGTCTCGCGGTTGATCGGCGCGCCTCCCGGCTATGTCGGCTTCGACCAGGGCGGTCTGCTTACCGACGGGGTCGACCAGCATCCGCACTGCGTGCTCTTGCTGGATGAAGTCGAGAAGGCGCATCCGGACCTGTTCAACATCCTGTTGCAGGTCATGGACCACGGCAAGCTGACCGACCATAACGGCAAGCAGATCGACTTCCGCAATGTCATCCTTATCATGACCACCAATGCGGGCGCATCCGATGCGCAGCGCGCGGCGATCGGTTTCGGATCGACCAAGCGCGAAGGCGACGATGTCGAGGCCATCAACCGGTTGTTCACGCCGGAGTTCCGCAACCGTCTCGATGCGATCATCCCGTTCGGTTCGCTGCCGGTGCCGGTCATCCATCAGGTGGTGCAGAAGTTCGTCATGCAGCTCGAGGCCCAGCTCTCCGAGCGGGGCGTCACCTTCGACCTGTCGTCCGACGCGATCGCCTGGCTGGCCGACAAGGGCTATGATGAGCGCATGGGTGCGCGGCCGCTCGGCCGGGTCATCCAGGAGCACATCAAGAAGCCGTTGGCCGACGAGGTGCTGTTCGGCAAGCTCAAGAAGGGCGGCACGGTGCGCGTCACCGTCGAGAAGAAGGAAACCGGCGAAACCGGCCTGAAGCTCGAATCACTGGCCGACGAAGCCCCGGTGCAGCCGAAGCAGGAGCCGGAAGAGGCGCCGAAAGCCCGCAAGGCGGTGGCCAAGAAGCCCGTCGCCAAGAAGGCGGTGGCGCAGAAGCCTCAGCCCAAGGGCAAGGACGAGCCTGAGCCGAAGGGCAAGGACGGCGGCAAGCGCAGCCTGGTGCCGCAACTGCCGCGCAAGAGCTAA
- a CDS encoding phosphatase PAP2 family protein: MITCSVPGCVWVFKIVEHSVATSEPLVKAAAGRAFLRTLADAYRRHRLLHAMAIAALLLAAAVGLRTGNMPDFGVLEDYSQYLLFAFWIGGCAFALGSFFHLALIKRDPEPLGTFLRSIGGVFGDAERNANSLNGLAACIALISAFGVLKGAVAILSPFAWDHALAQADRVLHFGRAPHEWLWFIVQSPLAVRSFNLAYNSWFVVLIASVFIACITRRDTKLRHQFLMSFMLVWILAGFFLAMGLSSAGPCFYERLGLGSDYHSLMQALAAADRIYPIWALSTQDIVWSGYIGATPGSLGISAFPSMHVAMAVLFALYATRRSWLAGLLMWAFAAIIMVGSVVLGWHYAVDGYASVLISIAIWKACGYFLGKFAPEGVAA; encoded by the coding sequence GTGATAACGTGCTCCGTACCGGGATGCGTTTGGGTTTTCAAAATCGTGGAACATTCGGTTGCGACATCAGAGCCGTTGGTAAAAGCAGCTGCCGGGCGGGCCTTTCTGCGCACCTTGGCGGACGCGTACCGGCGACACCGCCTGCTGCACGCGATGGCCATCGCTGCCCTGCTTTTGGCAGCCGCGGTCGGCCTGCGCACCGGAAACATGCCGGATTTCGGCGTGCTGGAAGACTATTCCCAATACCTTCTTTTCGCTTTCTGGATCGGTGGCTGCGCCTTCGCACTCGGCAGCTTTTTTCACCTTGCACTCATCAAGCGGGATCCTGAGCCGCTCGGCACTTTCCTGCGATCGATCGGCGGCGTCTTCGGCGACGCCGAGCGCAACGCCAACAGCCTGAATGGTCTGGCCGCGTGCATTGCGCTCATATCCGCTTTCGGTGTGTTGAAAGGCGCGGTCGCGATCCTTTCGCCATTCGCATGGGATCACGCATTGGCTCAGGCCGACCGGGTGCTGCATTTCGGCCGAGCGCCCCATGAATGGCTATGGTTTATCGTCCAGTCGCCGCTCGCCGTAAGATCGTTCAACCTGGCTTACAATTCCTGGTTCGTCGTCCTTATCGCCTCGGTCTTCATCGCTTGCATCACGCGCAGGGACACGAAGCTGCGTCACCAGTTCCTGATGAGCTTCATGCTCGTGTGGATACTGGCGGGTTTTTTCCTGGCGATGGGCCTGTCTTCGGCAGGGCCGTGCTTTTACGAGCGACTGGGGCTGGGCAGCGACTATCATTCCCTGATGCAAGCACTCGCCGCCGCCGATCGCATCTATCCGATCTGGGCGCTCAGCACGCAGGACATTGTGTGGAGCGGCTATATCGGGGCGACGCCAGGCAGTCTCGGCATATCCGCCTTCCCGTCCATGCATGTAGCGATGGCGGTGCTTTTCGCGCTTTATGCAACACGCCGCTCATGGTTGGCCGGCCTTTTGATGTGGGCATTCGCCGCAATCATCATGGTCGGCTCGGTCGTCCTTGGCTGGCATTATGCCGTGGATGGCTATGCGAGCGTTCTGATTTCGATCGCCATCTGGAAGGCGTGCGGGTACTTCCTGGGCAAGTTTGCACCCGAGGGCGTCGCCGCCTGA
- a CDS encoding HIT family protein, whose product MTEAYDPSNIFAKILRGEIPSHRIYEDDAVVAFMDVMPQGPGHTLVVPKAPSRNLLDADPATLGRLFTTVQTVALAVKKAFGADGVTILQFNEPASGQTVYHLHVHVIPRFEGIALKPHTGQMEKPEVLTENAAKIRAALNG is encoded by the coding sequence ATGACCGAGGCCTACGACCCCAGCAATATCTTCGCAAAGATCCTGCGCGGCGAAATCCCCTCGCACCGCATCTACGAGGATGATGCCGTGGTCGCCTTCATGGATGTGATGCCGCAAGGCCCCGGTCACACGCTGGTGGTGCCCAAAGCACCGTCGCGCAATCTGCTCGATGCCGATCCCGCGACGCTCGGCCGGCTGTTCACCACGGTCCAAACGGTCGCGCTGGCGGTCAAAAAGGCTTTCGGCGCTGACGGGGTCACCATCCTGCAGTTCAACGAACCGGCGTCCGGCCAGACCGTCTACCACCTACATGTCCATGTCATCCCGCGGTTCGAAGGCATCGCGCTCAAGCCGCATACGGGGCAGATGGAGAAGCCCGAAGTGCTGACGGAGAACGCGGCGAAGATCCGAGCAGCGCTGAACGGTTGA
- a CDS encoding GNAT family N-acetyltransferase, translating to MDQGDEGDGQTANAEFSIRVAAGINAFTCDEWNGFTGTTRSDTENGYNPLVSYAFLSALEDSGCAVRRTGWQGHHLRLENAQGRLLGAVPCYLKSHSQGEYVFDHGWSDAFERAGGNYYPKLQCAVPFSPVTGPRLLVSKGEDSAIVKAGLAAGLKAVTEKLGVSSAHVTFASESDVATLEAAGFLHRTDQQFHFFNEGFSTYDDFLATLASRKRKAMKKERREALANDISIDRLTGKDLTERAWDDFFAFYMDTGSRKWGRPYLNRKFFSLIGERMSQDILLVMAKRNGRYVAGAINFIGSDALYGRNWGCIEDHPFLHFEVCYHQAIDFAIERKLKVVEAGAQGEHKLARGYRPVTMHSAHYIAHPGLRNAVADYLRRERREVERMGEILEEHTPFRKDLEE from the coding sequence ATGGATCAGGGTGATGAAGGTGACGGGCAAACGGCGAATGCGGAGTTTTCCATCCGCGTTGCCGCCGGCATCAATGCCTTCACCTGCGACGAGTGGAACGGCTTTACCGGCACAACCCGCAGCGACACAGAAAATGGCTATAACCCTCTCGTTTCATATGCTTTTCTGAGCGCGCTTGAAGATTCCGGCTGCGCCGTGCGGCGTACCGGCTGGCAAGGTCATCATCTCAGACTGGAAAATGCCCAAGGCAGATTGCTGGGCGCCGTGCCCTGCTATCTCAAATCGCACAGCCAGGGCGAATATGTCTTCGACCACGGCTGGTCCGATGCGTTCGAACGCGCCGGCGGCAACTACTATCCGAAACTGCAATGCGCCGTGCCGTTCTCTCCGGTCACCGGCCCTCGCCTGCTGGTCAGCAAGGGCGAGGACAGCGCCATTGTGAAGGCCGGTCTCGCAGCGGGCCTAAAGGCGGTGACGGAAAAGCTCGGCGTGTCGTCCGCGCATGTCACCTTCGCCAGTGAAAGCGACGTTGCAACGCTGGAAGCAGCCGGCTTCCTGCACCGCACCGACCAGCAGTTCCACTTCTTCAACGAAGGCTTTTCGACCTATGACGATTTCCTCGCCACGCTGGCATCGCGCAAGCGCAAGGCGATGAAGAAGGAGCGGCGCGAGGCGCTCGCCAACGATATCTCGATCGACCGGCTGACCGGCAAGGACCTGACCGAAAGGGCCTGGGACGATTTCTTCGCCTTCTATATGGATACCGGCAGCCGCAAATGGGGCCGGCCCTATCTCAACCGCAAGTTCTTCTCGCTGATCGGCGAGCGCATGTCCCAGGATATCCTGTTGGTAATGGCCAAGCGCAATGGCCGCTATGTCGCCGGCGCCATCAACTTCATCGGCTCCGATGCGCTCTACGGCCGCAATTGGGGCTGCATCGAGGACCACCCGTTCCTGCATTTCGAAGTTTGCTACCATCAGGCCATCGACTTCGCCATCGAGCGTAAGCTGAAGGTGGTCGAGGCCGGCGCGCAGGGTGAGCACAAGCTGGCGCGCGGCTATCGTCCCGTGACCATGCATTCGGCGCACTACATCGCACATCCCGGCCTGCGCAATGCTGTGGCCGACTATCTCCGGCGGGAACGCCGCGAGGTCGAGCGGATGGGCGAAATCCTGGAAGAGCATACGCCGTTCCGCAAGGATCTTGAGGAATAG
- a CDS encoding glycerophosphodiester phosphodiesterase, translating to MTDLSWLTARPVAHRGFHDMNKTRWENTLSAFAAAAERGYAIECDVHLSSDRVPVIIHDGDLSRLTGQDGFVWQRTAAELAALRIGGTKDHVPTLQEVLDLVDGRVPLVVELKGVPGYDEGLVASVGKMLERYKGKAAIMSFDHWLVRDFPRDAPGIPGGLTAYGQDNQLIEAHFAMLAHDLAFTSYAAGDLPNPFVSFVRERLKMPVITWTVHDQPAVDLTFKYADQMTFEGFEPDLVNVA from the coding sequence ATGACCGACCTTTCCTGGCTGACCGCCCGCCCGGTGGCGCATCGCGGCTTTCACGACATGAACAAGACGCGCTGGGAAAACACGCTGTCGGCCTTCGCTGCTGCCGCCGAGCGCGGCTATGCGATCGAATGCGACGTGCATTTGTCGTCCGACCGCGTCCCCGTCATCATTCATGACGGCGATCTCAGTCGGTTGACCGGCCAGGACGGCTTCGTCTGGCAGCGCACGGCAGCGGAACTGGCGGCGCTCAGGATCGGCGGCACCAAGGACCATGTGCCGACACTTCAGGAGGTGCTCGACCTGGTCGACGGCCGCGTGCCTTTGGTGGTCGAATTGAAGGGTGTGCCCGGCTACGACGAGGGCCTGGTGGCGAGCGTCGGCAAGATGCTGGAGCGCTACAAGGGCAAGGCGGCGATCATGTCGTTCGACCACTGGCTGGTCCGCGATTTCCCCAGGGATGCGCCAGGAATTCCGGGCGGGCTCACGGCCTATGGCCAGGACAACCAGTTGATCGAGGCGCATTTCGCCATGCTGGCGCATGACCTCGCCTTCACCTCCTATGCCGCGGGCGATCTGCCGAACCCGTTCGTCAGCTTCGTGCGCGAAAGGCTTAAAATGCCTGTCATCACCTGGACGGTGCATGACCAGCCGGCGGTGGATCTCACCTTCAAATACGCCGACCAGATGACGTTCGAAGGGTTCGAACCCGATCTGGTCAATGTCGCCTGA
- a CDS encoding RidA family protein, which yields MSETIEKRLSDLGVTIPAAAAPAANYVPYCRSGNLLFTAGQLPLKDGKLQASGLLGRDVDTATGKEGAKYCAINILAQAKAALGDLEKIQRLVKITVFVASVPDFVEQHLVANGASDFLVAALGERGKHARSAVGTACLPLNAAVEIEAVFEVA from the coding sequence ATGAGTGAAACAATCGAAAAGCGGCTAAGCGATCTCGGCGTGACGATACCTGCCGCCGCAGCGCCCGCCGCGAACTATGTGCCCTATTGCAGGTCCGGCAATCTTTTGTTCACCGCCGGGCAGTTGCCGCTCAAGGACGGCAAGCTGCAGGCAAGCGGCCTGCTCGGCCGCGACGTCGACACGGCAACCGGCAAGGAAGGCGCAAAGTACTGTGCAATCAACATCTTGGCGCAGGCAAAAGCAGCACTTGGCGATCTCGAAAAAATCCAGCGGCTGGTCAAGATCACCGTCTTTGTTGCATCAGTGCCGGATTTCGTCGAGCAGCATCTGGTCGCCAATGGCGCCTCCGATTTCCTGGTCGCGGCCCTTGGCGAGCGCGGCAAGCATGCCCGCTCCGCCGTCGGCACCGCCTGTCTGCCGCTTAATGCCGCAGTGGAAATCGAAGCCGTCTTCGAGGTCGCATGA
- a CDS encoding cell envelope integrity EipB family protein, giving the protein MRATRLAFHAVLVPVLFSMAPAFAVPALQAHRAVYDLTLDKASDRSGITGISGRMVYEFNGSPCEGYTAKFRFVTQIATGDNTRLTDQQTTTFEDAEGKTFSFVTKSFVDQNLDKEVKGTATKETKGLKVDIDKPEKNSLELAATQFPTQHLVELIGKAEKGENFYETSLFDGSEDANKVMTTTVIVGKKAEGDKADPEAPALAKLAGDKYWPVDIAYFDETDKSGEEVPEYRISFKLHENGITRDLTMDYGEFSMTGKLVNLSLFDQTKPCPVSK; this is encoded by the coding sequence ATGCGCGCAACGCGCCTTGCCTTCCACGCCGTTCTCGTTCCGGTGCTGTTCTCGATGGCTCCAGCCTTTGCCGTGCCGGCGCTGCAGGCGCATCGCGCCGTCTACGATCTTACCCTCGACAAGGCGTCGGACCGCTCGGGCATCACCGGCATTTCCGGCCGCATGGTCTATGAGTTCAACGGCTCGCCCTGCGAGGGCTATACGGCAAAATTCCGTTTCGTCACCCAGATCGCCACCGGCGACAACACCAGGCTGACCGACCAGCAGACGACCACGTTCGAGGACGCTGAAGGCAAGACCTTCTCGTTCGTGACCAAATCCTTCGTCGACCAGAACCTAGACAAGGAGGTCAAGGGCACCGCCACGAAAGAGACCAAGGGCCTCAAGGTCGACATCGACAAGCCCGAGAAGAACAGCCTGGAACTCGCCGCTACTCAGTTCCCGACCCAGCATCTGGTCGAACTGATCGGCAAGGCCGAGAAGGGCGAGAATTTCTACGAAACCAGCCTGTTCGACGGTTCGGAGGATGCCAACAAGGTGATGACCACCACCGTCATCGTCGGCAAGAAGGCCGAGGGCGACAAGGCCGACCCCGAAGCGCCGGCGCTGGCCAAGCTTGCAGGCGACAAATACTGGCCGGTCGACATCGCCTATTTCGACGAGACCGACAAATCGGGCGAAGAGGTGCCGGAATACCGCATCAGCTTCAAGCTGCACGAGAACGGCATCACCCGCGACCTCACAATGGACTATGGCGAGTTCTCGATGACCGGAAAGCTGGTCAACCTGTCGCTGTTCGATCAGACCAAGCCTTGCCCGGTCTCGAAATAG
- a CDS encoding DUF4031 domain-containing protein, with protein MAVYVDAAIWKWAGHRWCHLMADDTDELHRFAAELGVKRSSYQGPPRTSAPHYDITGFERDRAVRLGAIECSREEIVAIFRRVRVPNGKGRS; from the coding sequence ATGGCGGTCTATGTCGATGCGGCGATCTGGAAATGGGCCGGCCATCGCTGGTGCCACCTGATGGCCGACGATACGGACGAACTGCATCGTTTCGCCGCCGAGCTTGGCGTCAAGCGTTCGTCCTACCAGGGGCCGCCCAGGACATCGGCGCCGCACTATGACATAACCGGCTTCGAGCGCGACCGGGCGGTGCGGCTCGGCGCCATCGAATGCAGCCGCGAGGAGATCGTTGCGATCTTCAGGCGCGTACGGGTACCCAACGGAAAGGGCCGATCGTGA